One part of the Phragmites australis chromosome 3, lpPhrAust1.1, whole genome shotgun sequence genome encodes these proteins:
- the LOC133911881 gene encoding uncharacterized protein LOC133911881 encodes MWSFASNAIAGSLKKKVQPSKCSTSNPDCSDDEVSSCTSREEGLDCLICWESFNLVENVPYVLWCGHTMCKNCILGLHWAVVKFPTLPIQLPLFISCPWCNLLSFRLVYKGNLKFPRKNYCLLWMVESMNGERAKFHSTSHEEHHSSWPSGDGPNSSHRQRRNAVARPERSSARDTNVVRNIFHTDNISASLQKLMVCFVQMTVKFPLVIIFLLIILYAVPASAAVMVLYVLVTLLFALPSFLILYFAYPTLDWLVREIFA; translated from the coding sequence ATGTGGAGTTTTGCATCAAATGCCATAGCTGGAAGCTTAAAGAAAAAAGTGCAGCCTTCAAAATGTAGCACATCAAATCCTGATTGTTCTGATGATGAAGTTTCTTCGTGTACAAGCAGAGAGGAAGGCCTTGATTGTCTAATATGCTGGGAATCATTCAACCTTGTGGAGAATGTTCCCTATGTCTTGTGGTGTGGACACACAATGTGCAAGAACTGTATCCTTGGTCTTCATTGGGCTGTAGTCAAGTTCCCGACACTTCCTATCCAGCTGCCACTTTTCATCTCATGCCCTTGGTGCAATCTGTTGTCTTTCCGGCTGGTTTACAAGGGCAACCTCAAGTTCCCGCGGAAAAACTACTGTCTTCTCTGGATGGTTGAGAGTATGAATGGCGAGAGAGCTAAGTTCCATTCCACTAGTCATGAAGAACATCATTCCTCATGGCCTTCTGGTGATGGCCCAAATTCCAGTCATCGCCAACGAAGAAATGCTGTCGCACGACCAGAGAGATCTTCAGCCAGAGATACAAATGTTGTCCGCAACATTTTTCACACTGATAACATCAGTGCATCTCTCCAAAAGCTTATGGTATGCTTCGTTCAGATGACAGTCAAGTTTCCACTTGTGATAATCTTCCTTCTGATTATTCTTTATGCTGTCCCTGCAAGTGCTGCTGTTATGGTCCTGTATGTCCTTGTGACTCTTTTGTTTGCATTGCCTTCATTTTTGATCCTCTACTTTGCCTATCCCACTTTGGATTGGCTTGTCAGAGAGATCTTCGCTTAG
- the LOC133911882 gene encoding uncharacterized protein LOC133911882 isoform X1: MLRWRAGASTIAPAPSAPRRAARSRWRHRLRPRSAKEPATNEDRAGRSVLNRSVLLRSGVALFALGFVDAGYSGDWSRIGAISKDAEELLKLGAYVVVPLSLALVFSLSEDSNNRS; encoded by the exons ATGCTGCGGTGGCGCGCCGGCGCCAGTACCATCGCTCCCGCCCCGTCTGCGCCCCGGCGAGCAGCGCGCAGCCGCTGGCGCCACCGCCTCCGGCCGCGCAGCGCGAAGGAGCCCGCGACGAACGAGGACCGAGCCGGACGCAGCGTGCTCAACAGGAGCGTCCTGCTGCGGTCCGGCGTCGCGCTCTTCGCCCTCGGCTTCGTCGATGCCGG GTACAGCGGAGACTGGTCTCGCATCGGCGCCATCTCCAAGGACGCCGAGGAGCTGCTCAAGCTGGGCGCCTACGTCGTCGTGCCGCTCTCTCTGGCCCTCGTGTTTTCGTTATCCGAAGACAGCAACAATCGATCTTAG
- the LOC133911882 gene encoding uncharacterized protein LOC133911882 isoform X2, giving the protein MLRWRAGASTIAPAPSAPRRAARSRWRHRLRPRSAKEPATNEDRAGRSVLNRSVLLRSGVALFALGFVDAGGDWSRIGAISKDAEELLKLGAYVVVPLSLALVFSLSEDSNNRS; this is encoded by the exons ATGCTGCGGTGGCGCGCCGGCGCCAGTACCATCGCTCCCGCCCCGTCTGCGCCCCGGCGAGCAGCGCGCAGCCGCTGGCGCCACCGCCTCCGGCCGCGCAGCGCGAAGGAGCCCGCGACGAACGAGGACCGAGCCGGACGCAGCGTGCTCAACAGGAGCGTCCTGCTGCGGTCCGGCGTCGCGCTCTTCGCCCTCGGCTTCGTCGATGCCGG CGGAGACTGGTCTCGCATCGGCGCCATCTCCAAGGACGCCGAGGAGCTGCTCAAGCTGGGCGCCTACGTCGTCGTGCCGCTCTCTCTGGCCCTCGTGTTTTCGTTATCCGAAGACAGCAACAATCGATCTTAG